The Gasterosteus aculeatus chromosome 17, fGasAcu3.hap1.1, whole genome shotgun sequence genome includes a window with the following:
- the padi2 gene encoding protein-arginine deiminase type-2 isoform X1, giving the protein MIHSRTLRVDYAQTTRVVCVVGSELNVNLNRSAPPRSRFYSVKCTPSVQYGISPSPRQTSHLSPIPLAGNPVLLIRMSRASEYENDSKLSIKYYGEREEALGRAVLHLTAVEISLDVDADRDGVVEKNNANKGSWTWGPKGHGAILLVNCDSERLFKKKLDSEQNHVSRVSDLKDMSLMVLRTRGPAKLPDGYKLAMHISQGDAESVRVFRSSLDGTKKNTGRQNLFYKYFVNDYPLVLSSEVLSQEVPYLGEAAEARFYVEGLRFSDNDFNGLISIHLSLLEPISSGFPETPIFTDTVVFRVAPWIMTPNTLKPVEVFVCSTSDNYQFLKTMKGLVAKCGYKLKICHEYLNRGDRWMQDELEFGYIDSPHQRFPVVLDSPRDGELNEFPYDELLGPDFGYVTRVADRKDVSSLDSFGNLEVSPPVTVNGKHYPLGRIIIGVAFPTATKGRNMTKVVQDFLWAQKVQKPIALFSDWLLVGHVDEFMTFVPAPDRKGFRLLLASPDAGYKLFRGLQSDGHGQAKLFEGLKDEEAVTVDEILKDEVLQAENNYVQSCIDWNRDVLKRELGLDEEDIIDLPILFKLQPHECEHRAAAYYPDMVNMIVLGKELGIPKPFGPRVNGRCALEAEMLSLMGRLGLTCTFVDDFASYHKLLGEVHCGSNVRREAFDFKWWHLEM; this is encoded by the exons ATGATTCACTCCCGGACCCTCCGAGTAGATTATGCCCAAACTACGCGCGTGGTCTGCGTGGTGGGCTCGGAGCTTAATGTGAACCTGAACAG GAGCGCCCCTCCCCGCTCCAGGTTCTACTCGGTGAAGTGCACCCCCAGCGTTCAGTACGGCATCAGCCCCTCCCCTCGGCAGACGTCCCACCTCTCCCCCATCCCCCTCGCTGGAAACCCAGTACTGCTTATCCGCATGAGCCGAGCCAGTGAATATGAAAACGATAGCAAG CTGTCTATTAAGTACTATGGGGAGCGTGAAGAAGCCTTGGGGAGAGCCGTCCTGCACCTGACGGCTGTTG AGATCTCTCTGGACGTGGATGCCGACAGAGACGGGGTGGTGGAGAAAAACAACGCCAATAAG GGATCCTGGACATGGGGCCCTAAAGGGCACGGAGCCATCCTGCTGGTGAACTGCGACTCAGAGCGGCTTTTCAAGAAGAAACTGGATAGCGAGCAGAACCACGTTTCCAGGGTGTCGG ATCTGAAGGACATGTCCCTCATGGTGCTGCGGACCAGAGGCCCCGCCAAGCTGCCCGACGGCTACAAGCTCGCCATGCACATCTCTCAGGGGGACGCAGAGAGCGTCCGAGTCTTCAGATCTTCTTTAGATGGCACGAAGAAGAACACCGGACGGC AGAATCTCTTCTACAAGTACTTTGTGAACGACTACCCGCTGGTGCTGAGCAGTGAGGTCCTGTCCCAGGAGGTGCCGTACCTCGGAGAGGCAGCGGAGGCGAGGTTCTACGTGGAGGGCCTGCGGTTTTCCGACAACGACTTCAACGGGCTCATCAGCATCCACCTCAGTCTCCTGGAGCCCATCTCCTCC GGATTCCCCGAGACGCCCATTTTCACAGACACGGTGGTGTTCAGAGTCGCACCGTGGATCATGACACCCAACACCCTGAAGCCCGTGGAGGTGTTTGTCTGCAG CACGTCTGACAACTACCAGTTCCTAAAAACCATGAAGGGCCTTGTTGCAAAGTGCGGGTACAAGCTTAAGATCTGCCACGAGTATCTCAACAGAGGAGATCGCTGGATGCag GATGAGCTGGAGTTTGGCTACATCGACTCACCTCATCAGCGGTTTCCCGTCGTTCTGGATTCCCCTCGAGATGGAGAGCTCAACGAGTTTCCATATGACGAACTGCTG GGACCGGACTTTGGCTACGTGACGCGGGTGGCCGACAGGAAGGACGTGAGCAGCCTGGACTCCTTCGGTAACCTGGAGGTCAGTCCTCCCGTCACCGTGAACGGGAAGCACTACCCGCTGGGCAGAATCATCATCGGAGTGGCCTTCCCCAC GGCAACTAAAGGACGGAACATGACCAAAGTCGTCCAGGACTTCCTGTGGGCCCAGAAGGTTCAGAAGCCCATCGCCTTGTTCTCCGACTGGCTCTTGGTCGGCCACGTGGATGAATTCATGACTTTTGTTCCTGCACCTGACAGAAAG GGCTTCCGGCTGCTGCTGGCCAGCCCGGACGCCGGCTACAAGCTATTCAGAGGCTTACAGAGCGACGGACACGGACAAGCCAAACTGTTTGAGG GGCTGAAAGATGAAGAAGCAGTAACAGTGGATGAGATCCTTAAGGATGAAGTTCTCCAAGCTGAAAACAACTACGTGCAG AGCTGCATCGACTGGAACAGAGACGTTCTGAAGAGGGAGCTGGGCCTGGACGAGGAGGACATCATCGACCTGCCCATCCTCTTCAAGTTACAGCCGCACGAGTGCGAGCACAGAGCAGCGGCTTACTACCCCGACATG gtcAACATGATAGTCTTAGGGAAAGAACTGGGCATCCCGAAGCCCTTCGGGCCCCGGGTGAACGGACGCTGTGCCCTGGAGGCCGAGATGTTGTCCCTGATGGGGCGCCTGGGCCTGACCTGCACGTTCGTCGACGACTTCGCCTCCTACCACAAGCTGCTCGGGGAGGTGCACTGTGGCTCCAACGTCCGCAGGGAAGCTTTCGACTTCAAGTGGTGGCACCTGGAGATGTGA
- the padi2 gene encoding protein-arginine deiminase type-2 isoform X2, with product MIHSRTLRVDYAQTTRVVCVVGSELNVNLNRSAPPRSRFYSVKCTPSVQYGISPSPRQTSHLSPIPLAGNPVLLIRMSRASEYENDSKLSIKYYGEREEALGRAVLHLTAVEISLDVDADRDGVVEKNNANKGSWTWGPKGHGAILLVNCDSERLFKKKLDSEQNHVSRVSDLKDMSLMVLRTRGPAKLPDGYKLAMHISQGDAESVRVFRSSLDGTKKNTGRQNLFYKYFVNDYPLVLSSEVLSQEVPYLGEAAEARFYVEGLRFSDNDFNGLISIHLSLLEPISSGFPETPIFTDTVVFRVAPWIMTPNTLKPVEVFVCSTSDNYQFLKTMKGLVAKCGYKLKICHEYLNRGDRWMQDELEFGYIDSPHQRFPVVLDSPRDGELNEFPYDELLGPDFGYVTRVADRKDVSSLDSFGNLEVSPPVTVNGKHYPLGRIIIGVAFPTATKGRNMTKVVQDFLWAQKVQKPIALFSDWLLVGHVDEFMTFVPAPDRKGFRLLLASPDAGYKLFRGLQSDGHGQAKLFEGLKDEEAVTVDEILKDEVLQAENNYVQVFEVDKGQVAVALGPSLHWNFC from the exons ATGATTCACTCCCGGACCCTCCGAGTAGATTATGCCCAAACTACGCGCGTGGTCTGCGTGGTGGGCTCGGAGCTTAATGTGAACCTGAACAG GAGCGCCCCTCCCCGCTCCAGGTTCTACTCGGTGAAGTGCACCCCCAGCGTTCAGTACGGCATCAGCCCCTCCCCTCGGCAGACGTCCCACCTCTCCCCCATCCCCCTCGCTGGAAACCCAGTACTGCTTATCCGCATGAGCCGAGCCAGTGAATATGAAAACGATAGCAAG CTGTCTATTAAGTACTATGGGGAGCGTGAAGAAGCCTTGGGGAGAGCCGTCCTGCACCTGACGGCTGTTG AGATCTCTCTGGACGTGGATGCCGACAGAGACGGGGTGGTGGAGAAAAACAACGCCAATAAG GGATCCTGGACATGGGGCCCTAAAGGGCACGGAGCCATCCTGCTGGTGAACTGCGACTCAGAGCGGCTTTTCAAGAAGAAACTGGATAGCGAGCAGAACCACGTTTCCAGGGTGTCGG ATCTGAAGGACATGTCCCTCATGGTGCTGCGGACCAGAGGCCCCGCCAAGCTGCCCGACGGCTACAAGCTCGCCATGCACATCTCTCAGGGGGACGCAGAGAGCGTCCGAGTCTTCAGATCTTCTTTAGATGGCACGAAGAAGAACACCGGACGGC AGAATCTCTTCTACAAGTACTTTGTGAACGACTACCCGCTGGTGCTGAGCAGTGAGGTCCTGTCCCAGGAGGTGCCGTACCTCGGAGAGGCAGCGGAGGCGAGGTTCTACGTGGAGGGCCTGCGGTTTTCCGACAACGACTTCAACGGGCTCATCAGCATCCACCTCAGTCTCCTGGAGCCCATCTCCTCC GGATTCCCCGAGACGCCCATTTTCACAGACACGGTGGTGTTCAGAGTCGCACCGTGGATCATGACACCCAACACCCTGAAGCCCGTGGAGGTGTTTGTCTGCAG CACGTCTGACAACTACCAGTTCCTAAAAACCATGAAGGGCCTTGTTGCAAAGTGCGGGTACAAGCTTAAGATCTGCCACGAGTATCTCAACAGAGGAGATCGCTGGATGCag GATGAGCTGGAGTTTGGCTACATCGACTCACCTCATCAGCGGTTTCCCGTCGTTCTGGATTCCCCTCGAGATGGAGAGCTCAACGAGTTTCCATATGACGAACTGCTG GGACCGGACTTTGGCTACGTGACGCGGGTGGCCGACAGGAAGGACGTGAGCAGCCTGGACTCCTTCGGTAACCTGGAGGTCAGTCCTCCCGTCACCGTGAACGGGAAGCACTACCCGCTGGGCAGAATCATCATCGGAGTGGCCTTCCCCAC GGCAACTAAAGGACGGAACATGACCAAAGTCGTCCAGGACTTCCTGTGGGCCCAGAAGGTTCAGAAGCCCATCGCCTTGTTCTCCGACTGGCTCTTGGTCGGCCACGTGGATGAATTCATGACTTTTGTTCCTGCACCTGACAGAAAG GGCTTCCGGCTGCTGCTGGCCAGCCCGGACGCCGGCTACAAGCTATTCAGAGGCTTACAGAGCGACGGACACGGACAAGCCAAACTGTTTGAGG GGCTGAAAGATGAAGAAGCAGTAACAGTGGATGAGATCCTTAAGGATGAAGTTCTCCAAGCTGAAAACAACTACGTGCAG GTGTTCGAGGTGGATAAAGGGCAGGTCGCTGTGGCATTAGGACCTTCCCTTCACTGGAACTTCTGTTAA